AAAAATGATGTACTTCGCACAGCCGATGCTGTCAAGTTTAGTTTAGAAAAAGCAGGCTGTGATCATGTTGAAATATGTGAAACTGCGGGTTATCCAATTGTATATGGGGAAAAAATAATTGATGAAAATTTACCAACCATTTTGGTTTATGGACATTATGATGTGCAACCGGCTGATCCAATTGAATTATGGACGTCTCCTCCTTTTGAACCCGTTATTAAAAAAACAAACATTCATCCGGAAGGCGCCATTTTTGCTCGTGGTGCTTGTGATGATAAAGGCCAAATGTACATGCATGTAAAAGCCATGGAATTCATGACATCAACAAATCAATTACCTTGTAATGTAAAATTCATGATAGAAGGTGAAGAAGAAGTTGGTTCGGTTAACCTTTCAACCTTTGTAAAAAACAATCACGAAAAATTAAAGAATGACGTGATTCTTATTTCAGATACAGGCATGATTGCGAAAGATGTGCCAAGTATTACAACAGGCTTGCGCGGATTAAGCTATGTTGAAGTGGAAGTAACGGGTCCGAATCGTGATTTACATTCTGGATTATATGGTGGTGCTGTTGCAAACCCTATCAACGTTTTAACCAAAATGATAGCTGCTTTACACGATGAAAACAACCATATTACCATTCCCGGTTTTTATGATAAAGTTGAAGAGTTATCAAAAGAAGAACGTGCGGAAATGGCCAAAGCGCCTTTTTCACTCGATGCTTATAAAAAATCACTAAACATTGACGCTGTTTATGGCGAGGCTGGATTTACAACAAACGAACGCAATTCCATTCGACCAACATTAGACGTGAATGGTATTTGGGGTGGTTATATTGGTGAAGGCGCTAAAACGGTTATTGCCAGTAAAGCATTTGCAAAAATTTCTATGCGTTTGGTGCCACATCAAGAATGGGAAGAAATTACGGAACTTTTCAAAAAACACTTTGAAAGTATTGCGCCTGAAGGTGTCAAAGTTTTAGTAAAACCACATCATGGCGGACAAGGTTACGTAACACCTATTGATAGTTTAGGCTATCAAGCGGCAAGTAAAGCGTATGAAGAATCGTTTGGGAAAAAACCAATTCCTCAACGTTCTGGCGGAAGTATTCCTATTGTGTCCTTGTTTGAACAAGAACTTCAAAGCAAAACTATTTTAATGGGCTTTGGTTTGGATAGTGATGCTATCCACTCGCCAAACGAGCATTTTGGTGTATGGAATTATATAAAAGGTATTGAAACCATTCCGTTGTTTTATAAATATTTTACGGAGCTTTCTAAATAAATACCACATAGAAATTTAATCGTCAAATCGCTTGATTTTTCGTGTTAGTAAGAAGAAAAAAGTATCGAGATTTAACGCTTTGTTGAATTTTTCGATACTTTTTTTGTTTCAAATTAAACAATTAAATTCTACGAATAGCACTTTCAAAAATTAAAAAAAACACCTCTACACTTGTAGAATACAAATTAATATTCTATGTTTGTAGAACACAATCTAAACTTGTAGAACATGCAGTTATCAAAATCGGAAGAAGAGTTAATGAATCACCTTTGGAAAATGGAAAAAGGCTTTATGAAAGATTTGCTAGATGCCTATCCAGATCCTAAACCTGCTCCAACCACTGTTGCCACGCTTTTAAAACGTATGACGGATAAAAGGTTTATTGCTTATAATACCTTTGGGAAATCTCGAGAATATTTCCCGCTAGTTAAAAAGAAGGCCTATTTCTCCAAGCATGTTAACGGATTGATTAAAGATTTTTTTAATGACAGCGCGTCACAATTTGCATCGTTCTTCACCAAAGAAACCAACTTATCTAAAACGGAGTTGGAAGATTTAAAAAAACTGATAGATCAGCAAATTAAAAACAAACCGTAGTCGTCAAGATTACAAAAGGTTGACACCGAGAATTTAGTAAGATTCAACACGATCTTTTTAAAAATAAATATAAACAAATTACATAATTATGGACATCTACATTCTAAAATTTAGTGCTTGTTTGGCTGTTTTTATGTTGTTCTATAAATTAGTATTGGAGCGTGAAAGCATTCACCACTTTAAACGCTTCTATTTATTGGCAGCTCTTTTGGGTTCTGTTGCCATCCCATTTATTACGTTTACCACGTTTGTAGATGCTTCCGCATTTGGAAATCCAATTGTTTTTAGCAATTTAGAAACAATTAGTACGCCTACAGAAATAGCACCATCCATTTCCTACTATTTACCAACCATTTTATGGTCTATCTATTATTTAGGTGTCCTAATTTTTGCGGGGCGTTTCACCAATAATTTTATAAAACTTATTAATCGTATTAAACAAAATCCAAAGCATAAAAAGGGCAATTTGGTCCATGTTTTATTGTCGGATTTAATTTATCCTCACACCTTTTTACAATACATATTTTTAAATAAATCAAAATATGAAGCGCATAAAATCCCACAAGAAGTTCTGCTTCACGAGGAAACTCATGCCAAGCAAAAACACGCTTTAGATATTTTGTTTATAGAGCTTATGCAAATTATATTTTGGTTTAATCCGCTTCTTTATTTTATTAAAAAAGACATTAAATTAAACCACGAATTTTTAGCTGATCAGGCTGTTCTTAAAACGGGAACGGACACCAAAACCTATCAGCATATCTTATTGGCATTTTCAGCTTCCAAGACTATGGAAGACGCACAGACTCATCATCTGGCGAATGCTATTAATTATTCATTAATCAAAAAACGATTTACAGTTATGAAATCACACACATCAAACACCGTAAAATGGGTAAAAGGACTCTTCATCCTGCCCGTATTGGCTGTATTAATTTACAGTTTCAGTAGCACCAAAGAAGTTTTTAGATCATCAAAGCCTGGAATTATTAAAACTACCGAAGCCATAGAAAGCAAGAAAGATCAAACTAAATTACTTCTAAAAATATATGATGTTATTTGCGAAGATTGCAGGTTTAGTTTTGATAAAGCTCTCGTAAAAAACCTAAAAATAGAAACCAATACAACCGAAACTATTTCATCCTTTAAGTTTAAAGTTCCGGGAAAACCGACCGTTAATGTTGTAGGAAACGCATTGAGCGAAGAAGCCCTAACTAATTTAAATTCTGCCAAAATTGGCGATTATATTACAATATACGATATAAAAGCTTCTATAAACAGTATTAAAACGCCTATTCTAATTGAGTTGGTAGACAATCTAATTCCACCTCCTCCTCCTCCAGTTCCAGCAAACGCAACACCTGAACAAAAAACAAAATACAAAAATGTTAGCAACGAATATTATAAAAAATATAAAGTAGATAACGGAAAAGTGAGTGAACGTTTACAGCCACCACCTCCACCTCCACCCGTTTCAGCAAATGCCACACCCGAACAGAAAGCGAAATATGAAACACTTAGCAACGAATATTACAGCAAATACAAAGTGACAAATGGCAAGGTTGAACACAAATTACCACCTCCACCTCCACCATCTATTCCTGCAAATGCGACGCCAGAACAAAAAAAAGAATATATAAAAGCACAGCATGATTACAACCGGAATCATAAAGTGAAGAAAGTGCAAAAAAGTAAAATGCCACCACCTCCACCGCCTGCTCCAAAAACCATG
Above is a window of Bizionia sp. M204 DNA encoding:
- a CDS encoding M56 family metallopeptidase, giving the protein MDIYILKFSACLAVFMLFYKLVLERESIHHFKRFYLLAALLGSVAIPFITFTTFVDASAFGNPIVFSNLETISTPTEIAPSISYYLPTILWSIYYLGVLIFAGRFTNNFIKLINRIKQNPKHKKGNLVHVLLSDLIYPHTFLQYIFLNKSKYEAHKIPQEVLLHEETHAKQKHALDILFIELMQIIFWFNPLLYFIKKDIKLNHEFLADQAVLKTGTDTKTYQHILLAFSASKTMEDAQTHHLANAINYSLIKKRFTVMKSHTSNTVKWVKGLFILPVLAVLIYSFSSTKEVFRSSKPGIIKTTEAIESKKDQTKLLLKIYDVICEDCRFSFDKALVKNLKIETNTTETISSFKFKVPGKPTVNVVGNALSEEALTNLNSAKIGDYITIYDIKASINSIKTPILIELVDNLIPPPPPPVPANATPEQKTKYKNVSNEYYKKYKVDNGKVSERLQPPPPPPPVSANATPEQKAKYETLSNEYYSKYKVTNGKVEHKLPPPPPPSIPANATPEQKKEYIKAQHDYNRNHKVKKVQKSKMPPPPPPAPKTMAVGKKIDQDYYDSLSTLNPDKNAKTGFITINNKTHFYTTNEDETKYYNRLGYEVDINGKTLSTTQTNGADVIAGQKISKVYQNNQVVSEFNTDWVSETNDRQEIPQPPAPPSVAQSAHELVKSLKENDIKYYYNDKLVSYSEILEITKKEPNINISTKITDGKGTAHFSTVK
- a CDS encoding BlaI/MecI/CopY family transcriptional regulator — translated: MQLSKSEEELMNHLWKMEKGFMKDLLDAYPDPKPAPTTVATLLKRMTDKRFIAYNTFGKSREYFPLVKKKAYFSKHVNGLIKDFFNDSASQFASFFTKETNLSKTELEDLKKLIDQQIKNKP
- a CDS encoding dipeptidase is translated as MKNIQGYVAEHKQRFLNELIELLKIPSVSADSAFKNDVLRTADAVKFSLEKAGCDHVEICETAGYPIVYGEKIIDENLPTILVYGHYDVQPADPIELWTSPPFEPVIKKTNIHPEGAIFARGACDDKGQMYMHVKAMEFMTSTNQLPCNVKFMIEGEEEVGSVNLSTFVKNNHEKLKNDVILISDTGMIAKDVPSITTGLRGLSYVEVEVTGPNRDLHSGLYGGAVANPINVLTKMIAALHDENNHITIPGFYDKVEELSKEERAEMAKAPFSLDAYKKSLNIDAVYGEAGFTTNERNSIRPTLDVNGIWGGYIGEGAKTVIASKAFAKISMRLVPHQEWEEITELFKKHFESIAPEGVKVLVKPHHGGQGYVTPIDSLGYQAASKAYEESFGKKPIPQRSGGSIPIVSLFEQELQSKTILMGFGLDSDAIHSPNEHFGVWNYIKGIETIPLFYKYFTELSK